The Heptranchias perlo isolate sHepPer1 chromosome 38, sHepPer1.hap1, whole genome shotgun sequence genomic sequence AAAAGGCCGCAATTTGCTTCCCACTCCTAATTCTGACCCTAACTCAATTGTGACTTCATTGCTCATGAGTTTTCAGGTCAGGTTGATTATAGGATCTAAATCATATTATAACGAATATCACAATGTATTCTTTGTTTCTGACACACCATGCTCTAAAAatcaaaggaagagagagaaatatcgggcctttcatgacctcaggacatcccaatgaggtactttgtaagatcagtcactgttgtaatgtaagaaacgtagcagccagtttgtgcacagcaaggtcccacacaatacaatgaacagataatcttttttttggtAATGTTCGTTGAGGAAGAAATATTGGAAAGGACACATGCTGGAAAAATTAATTCCACACTTCTGAGTGCAGGTGACTTTAATTTAGTGCAATGACACAATAATTACATTGGTGTCATAACAGCCTCCTGGTGACATCATAAAATGACTCAATAGTCTTCTGTGTCACCTGTTTCAACACATTCACACTGTGATATATACTGTCCCCCCCTCACAGTGCGATATTACttacgagttatgatgatctggaatgcactccctgaaagggtgctggaagcagattcaataataactttcaaaagggaattggatagggggaaaatttgcagggctacggggaaagagcaggggagtgggactaattggatagctctttcaaagggccaatGGGCCAAATTtggtgctgtatggttctatgaagATGTTAATGCTTTCATATGAAatttctttgtctgctattttaataaagatgttaatctgtttattttaaatgagttaattcTTTATTAAAATAGTGGACTGAAGGATCTCATATAAATGCATTAATgtgtttgttacttcttcaactgACCAGACTCATCTCACCATGTGTTACTCAAACAATCTTTCCCAGGTCTTGCTTCTCTTTAATGGTGTAATTATACCTTCTGATTTATGTGAAGATAGAATTTACATTAGTTATCAGGTGTAGACTATTTCCAAATTAacctaattttttttcttatagTTGATCCAATTAACATAGTCTTCTTATTATACCCTCCCTGGGCACAAAGTGAGCAACTGAGTTTCCTGAGTTCTGGGGTCATTCTATTCATTAGTAATGAGTACAATTTGGTCACTATGCAAAAAGATCAATGCAGATACATTGGGGAGGGTGTAGAGAAGAGCAATAAGAATGATCCCAACTGTAAAGGGGatgggttatgaggaaagattagataagCTCAAGCATTGCGGTCTAGAAAGAAGGTTAAGGAAGGACTTCTTCAAAGTATCAAACAATGAACTAAGAATAATACTTCAAGGTAATTCAGGCCAGGAGGACAAGGGGACTCCAGTTTCATTGAGTGAAAAGGTCTTTTAAGATGGATCTTAGAAAAAAATCCTCAAAGGGGTGGTAAACATTTGGAGTAATCTACCAGGTAAGATAGTGGAATCAAGGACAATATATAGTTGAATGGTAGGCTTGGTGAGTTGGGATATTGGAGGGatgagcttgatgggctgaatgacctttacTGATCCTCACCTTTTCTCTCCTTGTGTAGCAGTCTATTGCTCAATAAACCAAACGCAAGAGTAATTACATCCTCCAGTTTATAAATATAGGATTTATGGCATTATGTAGTTAACATCTATATTAAAATTTTGCACAGATGAATTTAGTATGAGGGCATTAAGCACCAGTCAGAAAATATAGCCCATGGTGGTTTTAGATAATAATAGAACAGCAACGACAGCCTCGACACGTCATTACTTTAATATACTCCAGAAAAGTTGAACAAAATTATTTTACTAACATTAGTGTCAGTGCAAAAAATTAATAGCCTACCTTTGGGAGTTTGTACTTGTCCCTTAGATGTGTTCTCAATGTTGCTCTTTCTGCCTTTTTTTGAGTAAAATTGGCATCACGTTCCATCCTGTAATGAAATATGCATTTAGAGCCACTAGATACCTACAGTTAGCAGATCTGACAGTTTAAAGAAGGTATCAGGAGGATCTGGTGGGGTGCTGCTCTGCTGTACCAAGTCATACTGTGCCCTAGGGTAGAACGCAGATTTACGTCTGTGCGGTAAGTTTCTGATACGAGCCCTACTGTCAGGAGACCAGGACTTTCCCCATAGGAAGAGCAAGCGAGAAAATGGGGAATGGGAAGTGAAACGGACACATGAAAATTCCTCCGAGTGCTATTTGTAGAGCGCTCGCTGGATCGCTTCTGTAAAGTTCCTGTGTGCACTATTTGAACAAAGTTGTTAACCAATTTAGAATAAATGTGCTGATGACTTTGTTACAGATACAAAATAATatgacaaaaaaaagagaaaaaacattttttatttataGCTGATTATGTCGTAGGCTCCAAACCAGctggtagaatgggcttatactttcAAAGGTGATGTTTCATTCCCTATCCATTATTAGTAAGTTAAATTCCAAACAAACAATAAAAGTCATCTATTAATAACCTTTATGTGCGTACTAAATAACCATATTTAAATGTTACTATTTTCCAAAATTTCCCTTCCTTTATGTCTCTGCCATACACTGTACCTCAGCTACGACATCAAAGGAGCAACTTGTACTTACTTAACCCTTTGCCTCCTTATGGAACGGGCTTGCTGGGTGTATTAATGTGACCTAGGATGAttttgtgtgcctgtgtgtgtgttttggggatgggagggggggtggttagaTGACAGCCTTGAAATCAGTCCTAGGCAACTTTGCTTACTGTATATTTTATAAGGTGGCATTTCAGTTTTGCGTTGGGATTTTCCATCAGTGCCAGCACCAGTCAGTGCATGGCATGCGACTGGCAGAACAGAACATTCACATTTAAACATTAAGGAGCGTCTCAAGATAAACTTAGTGATGATATCACAAATGAAAGTCAACATCTGGGAAATGTCAGCTGCTTTTATATATAGACATCAACAACAAATAGGTCATGGCCAGCAGTAATGTGATAAATCTCTCCTCTAGCAATGCAGGACATGTCAAGTCAAGGTCAACTACAGGGATCGCATCTTCCTGATGGCTAATACAGATTCTTTAAATATGAAATATTTTAATTCTAGTCAGTAGGAACTTTAAATAAAAATCTctcaaatttgttttttttattaaatgcAATATTTTCCCAAATAATTGGTGAGTTCATTAAATTATGTAACTTTTATAGTTGGACAAAAATAGCTTTTCAAAATTTGTGAAAAATTACAATCATCAAATGTTTATGAAAAATGAACTAATTATAAAAAGTCTTTTTTACAGAAAAAACTGTGAGGGATTTTCATTCATGTTCATCAAACTTCCCTTCCAGTTGATAATAGTTCATAAAAAGAAAGCAACACATTATGTTGACCACCTTCTTTGCAGCAATCACAGAGATGTCTTTTTTTTGTCTATCTCCAGACTCAGAGGTTGATGTGCTGTTTTCTTTATTTGGCAATTGGTctcccattttttaaatttagacTCATCTAGATCTTTTTCCTGCTTACATTTTTCaaaactgaatgtgaaagatgCTTTAGTTAGCTGACCATCAATGCTTCCAGTGCCATTGCGATTGTCCACTATCAAATATGGTGACAGACATgttaagggggggaggggggacatgtTTTCGGGGTACCCACTATTGCCATAGAAATTGGGTCTGATTACGAAGGGCAGGCACAGTTGTGTACTCACTTGAAATGGCAGGGAGCTAGCAGGGTTCTAAAACAACAAGGCCTTTTCACTGTAGTTTTGCAGTGGGTATAATTGGGAAACTGTAAAGATAATGACTTGATCTTAACacaatagctcttttaaagaattATTAATTATAGGTCAACGAGAAAGTCCAACACATCTCACATTCCTGTATAAATCGATGCCAGAATTCTGACATTATACCTACAGGCTTCTAGTTAGGTAGATGGTGTACTGCATGACATTTCAAAACCCACACAGGGCCATTTGGTCAACATTTAGGAAGTATTATGCCCCACTCAGGACAGCTTGAAATGAGTAATATAAACCTGGAATCTGCACAGAGTTCCATGCAGCTCACTGCCAAAATAAATGTTGGCATCTCTCCCAGCTATCATATCCCCCACTGCACCTCTTACAACCTTAACCCTTGTGACTCCATTATAAGTGTGATTATGAAGGGCAGGAACAGTAATGCACAGCTAGAACATTAACTTTTCAATATATTTCCAGGCTTTAAAGATAGATTTTTCAATATATCCTTTTGGAATAAGTCAGGTCAGTGagcagcatttttttttgtataaaacaTTTTACATAAAAATTGTATCCTACCTTCCACATTGCATCATAATCAGCCAGTATGACCGAATGTATAATTTCCCAGTGCAAGTAGATTCTGGAGGCTAAAATGAAAACCTAACATTCATTTCTACTTAATTTTCTATTTTTCAGATTTAAATACACACTTGTGGTGTTACTTGATGGGAAGTGAAGAGGCTCAGGTTTTTTTGTGGAAGATCTCTTAGCTTTGTCGCTGTTGAGTTATTCCAAGTTTCTACTCAAGGCTAAATCCAACCTACCTCCTTAGATATATTTATTATATCTATAATAATATTTATAATAATATAAAAGTGTAACACCAATGTTAAAGTAGGTTTTTTTTCTTCATGCTAATATTTTGGAATAACCTTTTCTTTTCTAACATGCAGTAATCTTATTGTCTGTGGCTTTGTTATTTCAGTTCAATCTGTAGCATTGATATTTACTGACTAGTTACTGTATTGTGTTCTCAGCAGCACTTGGCTAGCCTGATCAATATTGATGAAGTCTGCTAATTAAGCATGCTTAGTGTGATCAATATTGATCATCTATTGGTTCAGCATGGTTACTCTGATCAATATTGATTATCTATTGGTTCAGCATGGTTACTGTGATCAAATCTATTGGTTCAGCATTGTTAGACGGTTCAGCATTGATCACATCTGTGGATCAGTGCAGTTACTTGCTAGAACATTCTAATGAACTTAGGAAAGTCGAAAACTCAACCACTTTGAAATTAAGTTGTGCAATAACAGGTACACATGTTTAGAATGTTCATCTCACCAGTTTAGCAGAggggttaacccatttatttaatAATGGcgaagagaggaatttcagaggaACTTATTAATCATTGGTACCCACAATCCCAAGGGGGTGATTCCGAGGCCAATATTTTAATCAGTGTATTAGCAAACATTAAACATTAAATATTTGAACATTCCAAACGTAAGTATTGACATTGGTAAGGTTTTTTAAATCTCAAAAATATGTGATAAGCCTAAAACAGAGAGGGCACATTGTATGAAGGAGACAATGTTGCTTGCTTTGTGCATTTAAAACATAACTTCAAAACCCCCAGAAAAAATATATGGCTTCTTTAAAATGGCCTGTTCATGGATTGGAATGAACAATTCACAGTAAGTGACCTAAGTGACTCGTTTGTGGCTCTTTTGACTGCCTCCCTGTGATTTCTCTTTTTAAGTAACAGTGTCAGTTTAGTGACATTAGCGAGGTGATTTTTCATGTCAGATGGTCCCTGGTGAATGGCACATACTTAGAATCGATATCTTATCGCATCAAACCTACAGAGAATTTATTCACAAATGCACTGGGATGTCAAATAAAATCACAGAGAACTGCAGTGACCCGGGTTCATACATATTCAACTTACATATTTAAACGCGGTCTGCTGGAAATGTATCAGATAAACCTAACTTGGCTGTGAGCATTGTCTGAGAATATTGAATAATTCCAACTTATTAAAAATGTGAGAGTTGACCTCTTCACCAACACCAAAACATGTTCCATCAATAATCTGTTCCTTCACAGTGGTCTATGAGCGATACCTCTTTCTCTACCGGAGATATAACATTCATTATTTTAATGAAggaacagctttaaaaaaaacgttCAACCACCAGTTAAGCACAGAACACGCGATAAACCACAGTCCAAAGGCGACTAATGGACAGGAAGTTAACTTCTATTGTGCTCTGCTGGATATTTCAACAGCCGTTATcctgaacactgggaaacagggtGAAAATTAAGTTTGGATGGGATGATTTGATTAACGAGATGGGATCATAAACTCTCAGAGAAATGTAATTAAAAGATAAAACAGCATCGCAGTCGTAATATACAGAAGACAGAATAACATTTACGGTCTATCCTTCCGATAACGATTCTCTGTCTCTCAGAAAGTTACGAGGCTAAGTCTAAAAGCAACTTTTAAGCATTACAAAATATTTTAAAGGAGCAGTTGTATTATCTTGATTGGGAACTCGGTGAgaaatatttaaacatcacaagATTCGGAACCTTCTGTTTGATATCTCAAACCCTCCAGTGTCCAATGATATTGATCATTTGGCAAACCGCTGTTTTTTTCCAAGATCTTAAATTGTTGAATGTTTGTTATGGACGAAAAAAATATTGACAGAGCAACCCAATAATTACaatgttcatttatttttttaaagaaacttcTTGAACAGGATTACAAATTATAGAATTCTAAAAAGTAATCAATCTATTGATTTTAGAAAAATTGCGACCCTTGAGAAAGGGCGTCCTCGGTGTCTAAATTAACAGGTTCCGAACTGAGTTTAAGGGAAACTAAATTCATGAGAAAGTAACTGTGAAGACGGATTATGACTTCACATTCCTACTGCTAAACCAGACATTTGTCGGTGTAGAATTTCCTTTCTGTGTGAATGTAGCCAGTGGATTATAGTTTGGGAGCACTTTCGCTATCTTGGCTGCAGTCCATAGATAAAATTCACTTACTTTTCCTCCACCAGCTGCCGCTGATATTCCTCAAACTCCTCTCTCGTCATCCCTTGGGCTGCGGCATTcgacttctctccctctcccttttcctCGCCTCCAAGACCCCCGGTTAGATTCTTCAACTGGCCCCCTACCATCGTCTTGACCATGAAAGCCATGACGCCGATTTAAGCAGCTCGCTTGCCGGTTTTCAGGGGACGATCGGTGAACAGCACCCTTGCTCTGCGTGAGTCGGTGGAAATTTCAGCACCACGTTCTGTGGacagctctctccctctctccctccctccccactgaaTGGACAGATTGCAGATTGGTGGACAGCCCACTGCCTCACTCCGCCCCAGCACACAGTCTGCTCTCATCCTGGTTATAAAACTGGATTAAGTTTGTTGGCGGTTTGGACACGGCACGCAGCTGCCGAGATGAAATAGCAATGGATCAGCTCTCCATATTGATAGTTAGAAGGAACCAGCAGGATGCATCAGTCTGATCAACGCTACAGAACCATTTCCAATCTTTGCCAACATTTTACTTACAAAAATAGACAAAACTTGGTTTCTTGATCACTTTTGAGCAAATAAACATAATGTATGAATTTATACTGGTTTTGTTTGCCTGTCTCACTATTAAATATTCTCAGTTTTAACATGATGGGTATTTACTAATCTCTCATACGTTCACACACTATAGACAATATATAGAGCATGTCAACAATCTATTGTACATGAAATTCTTGTAATCTTGCGTAGTCATGAATTTAACTCAACAGTGATGTTTTGAATCAATATCACAACTAATGTTGCTGTCTGTATTATAAAAACAATGAAAGGGAGTAATGCCAAAAAAAAAGTGGAGGTTTAATGGGGAATTGCCTCTTCACTGTTGTAGGTGGTGGCACCCTGTGAATCTCTACAGGAAGGATCCCAGCTCACCAGTGGTGAAGATGCACTCAATGGAAGTGCAGGATGGGGTCAGAGCTACAACATTGTCATCCCGGTCCTCTGACCTGAACTCCTTATGACTGGCAATGCAGAATCACCTCTCTCATACATAACACTCCAATGTGTATGCTCAACGTCTTCTTGGGGCCTCTCTGTGAAGGGCCAAAGTCCACAGTAGATGACATCATCAAGGTTAAAATAGGACTCAGAACAAGGATAAATCAGGGAGCGATTAGGTGACACTGAGGTAGTAGATCGTAGGGCGAGGAGAGGACAGAAGTCATCCCATGGCTTAGAGTAATACTGATCTAGGACAACTGGTTTGAGTTGGGCAAAAAaggcttgcctttatatagcgcttttcacactTCAGGTCATcacaaatcactttacagccaattaagtacttttttgatggGTAGTGAGTGTTGTGACATAGGAAATAGGGCAGCCAAATTtaggcacagcaaggttccacaaacagcaatgaataaatgacttgatcatctgttttaggtgctggttgatggattatttgccaggacactggggagaactcccctgctcttcttcgaaatagtgctgtgggatcttcaaCATGTACCCTAGtgtgcagacagggcctcggtttaatatcttatccaaaagacaacacctcagtactgcactgaagtatggaCCTAGATTACGTGGTCAAgggtctgcagtgggacttgaatgcAATCCTTCTGAacgaagaggtgagtgtgctatcactgaaccaaggctgagacCTAAGTCTAGTTATAACCTGGTAAGATTTGGAACTTTTTCCAGAAAGACTGAGTTTCAGAAGTGGTTGCATCATTAGGTATTACTATCTGCTTCTTGCTAAAATAGTGTTCAGTGATCAAAGTACGAGACCACGTATATTGTGGAGAAAAGTAACAATTTAAGAACGGCAGCATCATGAAACCAAAATAAGTCTACAGGTCACTTATCCTCAATTACCCTAATTGTAAATGTTCAATGTTTCCATCTAACTTACAACAGAAAGTAAACCTTTAAAAGAACATAAAATAgataatgaagtacattttgaatgtTGCAACAATTCAGCAAACAAATCATTattctaaaaaaaaactttaaaagatGTCTTTTGTTTTCAGCACTCCAATGAACAAAGACTTAAttctgcctcaactccattttaatTCCATCAACCAACAACGAAAAGCAATGAAATGTTACTAATTAGAAAATGTGTCTAACACTCTAATGAATGGACATGTGATATTCTGGCAACAGGCAAGGAATATATCTTATCCTGGAAATAAATATTCACTGGAAGATTTTGAACTCCTCTCTCTCCTAAAAACATACATGCACCCTCACACCTTCAAGTGTTGTAATTAATGGAAAAGCAAGCATGACCACTGACAATATTTGCCgacactttggtgcagtactgtcaaaggtgccattcTTCAGATGAGATGATGAACAGGTGGTCATTAAAGATTGGatagtactattcaaagaagcaaGATTTTCCCAGCATTTTGGCCAACAtgcttccctcaaccaataccactaaaaacagattaaccggtcttttatctcattgcttttcgtGGGATGGTTTTGGCTGCTCAGCCACATAAGTGTCGCCACAATATAATCCATTCTACCTGAAGTGCTTTCGGACGTTGCACTTCCTTCAGAACGAATGTGTTTGAATGCAGCAAAGTCCCATAGATTTctgataaatgcaagtttctttttacATCAGAGGCACTTATCACACTTAATAGATGTTACGGATGTAGTTTAAAGTGTGTACACTCATACATCACCTGCTGAAAACGTACATTTAGTATATGTTCAATATTCAGTACTCTACAGTGAAATATGCAGATGTGCACACAGGATACATAAAGAGATCATTTCACACCATATGTCAGGGGTTGGGACAACTGGATATTTATCCACACGTTTTCCTGAGTGGAAGAGTCAATTTTCACTCTGGGTGAAATTTAAGAGGTCTGCAGTCAAAAAGTTGAGCAAGCATTTTGAAAAATTCAAATGAAAGGCACCATACTTTAAGCAATAAAATTGAGCATTGAAGAAAAAAGTGTAAAGCAAAGAGACGATCTCCTTATAGCCAGGATTATAATTATAGATGATCATTCCACAATATTTAATGTAATGAGGATTTAAACCACGAATTTGGAATATTTTCTAGGTTGCCACCTTCTTTTGCCATTAGTGCCTGCATGCGAGGGTACGGGTTGCAGAACTGCATTGCACCAGCTTCAGAGTTAGCTCGTAACGTTTGTTAGAGGACAAAACCTGGATTTGAAAAATGCCAGGACTGTTCCATTAATAATACAAATTCCCCATCTGGATAGTGGGGTTTTAAGAGCGTACCAGGGTTTAACATTCATGTTAGGCTAGGATTATAAATCCTCTATAATTGTAGGTAATGGGAAGATGGCGGGTAGTAATGTCAGACTATAATTCTACGCTCAAATTAAAATTATTTG encodes the following:
- the LOC137304645 gene encoding complexin-3-like, yielding MAFMVKTMVGGQLKNLTGGLGGEEKGEGEKSNAAAQGMTREEFEEYQRQLVEEKMERDANFTQKKAERATLRTHLRDKYKLPKSEMDENQIQLAGGDVELPKELAKMIEEDNEEEVEKDSMIGQLANIQNLDLDTLKDKAQATLEDLKQTAEKCCVM